The Elephas maximus indicus isolate mEleMax1 chromosome 19, mEleMax1 primary haplotype, whole genome shotgun sequence genome contains a region encoding:
- the ZNF830 gene encoding zinc finger protein 830, which translates to MASSAPSRTSSGKRVVNQDELRRLMKEKQRLSTNRKRIESPFAKYNRLGQLSCALCNTSVKSELLWQTHVLGKQHREKVAELKGAKEATQGLSTSAEPLSAKRKAPDAESQDAKRAKASTVLQVQPSTSALPTNFDKTGKESTKATASKALRLGLLPDYEDEEEDEGEEEGAEGKKEDATRVPPDAQGKEHSLPSSREATSSVLPNDFFDTNPPKAPLIPHSGSIEKAEIHEKVVERRENTAEALPEGFFDDPEVDARVRKVDAPKDQMDKEWDEFQKAMRQVNTISEAIVAEEDEEGRLDRQIGEIDEQIECYRRVEKLRNRQDEIKHKLKAVLTIKELQKKEEENVDSDDEGELQDLLSQDWRVKGALL; encoded by the coding sequence AGCGAGTGGTGAATCAGGACGAACTGCGGCGGTTAATGAAGGAGAAGCAACGTTTGAGCACCAATCGGAAACGGATAGAATCTCCATTCGCAAAATACAACCGTTTAGGGCAGCTGAGTTGTGCCCTGTGTAACACCTCGGTTAAGAGCGAGCTTCTGTGGCAGACTCACGTCCTGGGAAAGCAGCACCGAGAGAAAGTGGCTGAGCTGAAAGGCGCGAAGGAAGCCACCCAGGGATTGTCCACCAGTGCAGAGCCTCTGTCCGCCAAGAGGAAGGCGCCGGACGCAGAGAGCCAAGATGCCAAGAGAGCAAAGGCCTCCACGGTGCTTCAGGTACAGCCGTCCACATCTGCTTTGCCCACGAACTTTGATAAAACAGGAAAGGAGTCCACTAAAGCAACCGCCAGTAAGGCTTTAAGACTCGGTTTACTCCCTGATTATGAGGATGAAGAAGAGGACGAAGGGGAAGAGGAGGgagcagaaggaaaaaaggaggaCGCTACCAGGGTGCCGCCGGACGCACAGGGCAAGGAACACTCACTGCCCTCCTCGCGGGAGGCAACAAGTAGTGTGCTGCCAAACGATTTCTTTGATACAAATCCTCCCAAGGCCCCCTTAATCCCTCATTCAGGGTCAATCGAGAAAgcagaaatacatgaaaaagTGGTGGAAAGGAGAGAAAACACTGCGGAAGCACTACCGGAAGGTTTTTTTGACGACCCCGAAGTAGATGCGAGGGTACGAAAGGTTGATGCCCCAAAGGATCAGATGGACAAAGAGTGGGACGAATTTCAAAAAGCCATGAGGCAGGTCAACACTATTTCTGAAGCCATAGTGGCTGAAGAGGACGAGGAGGGACGGTTGGACCGGCAGATTGGGGAAATCGATGAGCAGATAGAGTGTTACCGTCGGGTGGAAAAGCTGCGGAATCGCCAGGATGAAATAAAACACAAGCTTAAAGCAGTTCTGACCataaaagaactgcagaaaaaggaagaggagaatgTTGACAGCGACGATGAGGGGGAACTGCAGGACCTGTTGTCTCAGGATTGGAGGGTGAAAGGGGCTTTGTTATAG